Proteins from a genomic interval of Campylobacter concisus:
- the trpB gene encoding tryptophan synthase subunit beta, with translation MNSKAYFGKFGGQFVPETVMFALDELENAYESIAKTKEFKDELDDLLKNYVGRPSPLFFAKRLSEYYGHEIYLKREDLNHTGAHKINNALAQALLAKKMGKKKILAETGAGQHGVATATAAALLGLECDVYMGATDVARQQLNAFRMQLLGAKVVSVEDGLKTLKEATTAAIQAWVNEIESAFYVIGSAVGPHPYPKIVRDFQSIIGTEAKAQLADYGKKADYVIACVGGGSNAIGIFSAFLDDESVNLVGIEAGGLGIETPYHAATLSKGKTGIIHGMKTTVLQDEYGMISPVHSISAGLDYPGIGPEHAHLNDIKRVKYEAVTDDECINALYFLSKVEGIIPAIESAHALAYLEKLCPKLEKKSVIVVNVSGRGDKDINTVIGYEKGKIYG, from the coding sequence ATGAATAGTAAGGCGTATTTTGGAAAATTTGGCGGGCAGTTCGTGCCTGAGACGGTGATGTTTGCCCTTGACGAGCTAGAAAATGCTTATGAGAGCATCGCAAAGACAAAAGAGTTTAAAGACGAGCTTGATGATCTTTTGAAAAACTACGTTGGCAGGCCTAGTCCGCTCTTTTTTGCAAAGCGCCTAAGCGAGTACTACGGACATGAAATTTACCTAAAAAGAGAGGATCTAAACCACACTGGCGCGCACAAGATAAATAATGCCCTAGCTCAAGCGCTGCTTGCTAAAAAAATGGGTAAAAAGAAAATTTTAGCTGAGACTGGAGCTGGTCAGCACGGCGTGGCAACAGCGACTGCAGCGGCACTTTTGGGCTTAGAGTGTGATGTGTATATGGGCGCTACGGACGTGGCTAGACAGCAGCTAAATGCCTTTCGTATGCAGCTTCTTGGCGCAAAGGTGGTGAGCGTAGAAGATGGCTTAAAAACGCTAAAAGAGGCGACTACAGCAGCCATACAAGCGTGGGTAAATGAGATAGAGAGTGCATTTTACGTCATTGGCTCAGCCGTTGGTCCGCACCCATATCCAAAGATCGTGCGTGACTTCCAAAGCATCATCGGCACAGAGGCCAAAGCTCAGCTTGCAGACTACGGCAAAAAGGCTGACTACGTCATCGCCTGCGTCGGTGGCGGTAGTAATGCTATTGGCATTTTTAGTGCGTTTTTGGACGATGAGAGCGTAAATTTGGTAGGTATCGAGGCTGGCGGACTTGGCATAGAGACGCCTTATCACGCAGCTACGCTTAGCAAAGGTAAAACCGGCATCATCCACGGCATGAAAACTACGGTCTTGCAAGACGAGTATGGCATGATCTCGCCAGTTCACAGCATCTCAGCAGGCTTAGACTACCCAGGCATCGGTCCAGAGCATGCTCATCTAAACGACATCAAAAGGGTAAAATATGAAGCTGTAACTGACGATGAGTGCATAAACGCTCTTTATTTCTTAAGCAAGGTGGAGGGTATCATCCCAGCCATCGAGAGCGCGCACGCACTGGCGTATCTGGAGAAGCTTTGCCCAAAACTAGAGAAAAAAAGTGTCATAGTCGTAAATGTCTCAGGCAGGGGTGATAAGGACATAAACACAGTTATAGGCTACGAAAAAGGAAAAATTTATGGATAA
- the trpA gene encoding tryptophan synthase subunit alpha, whose protein sequence is MDKIKSAFSGKKANIGYIVAGYPSLEKTKEFLENLDESTLDLVEIGIPYSDPLADGKLIAQASFETVQNGVNTDVVFDMLESCKAKVTKPLVFLVYFNIIFTYGVDKFLKRSVEAGVSGFIVPDLPCEECEEFALKCKELNLSLIPLISVTSGGRADGILKFGSGFIYALGAIGVSGSKRADEDRIKNLVLELKKKSDLPVAVGFGIKNKDDVNEVKKYADGAIIGTQIVKLCAEFSGEKLAKEIDKLF, encoded by the coding sequence ATGGATAAGATCAAAAGCGCATTTAGCGGCAAAAAGGCAAACATCGGCTACATCGTGGCTGGATATCCAAGCCTAGAAAAAACGAAGGAATTTTTAGAAAATTTAGATGAGAGCACGCTTGATCTAGTCGAGATCGGCATCCCTTATTCTGACCCGTTGGCTGATGGGAAACTCATCGCGCAAGCTAGCTTTGAGACGGTACAAAATGGCGTAAATACCGACGTTGTCTTTGATATGCTTGAGAGTTGTAAAGCAAAAGTGACAAAACCACTTGTTTTTCTGGTTTATTTTAATATCATCTTTACTTACGGCGTTGATAAATTTCTAAAAAGATCAGTTGAAGCTGGAGTGAGCGGCTTTATCGTGCCGGATCTGCCTTGCGAGGAGTGCGAGGAATTTGCTCTAAAATGTAAGGAGCTAAATTTAAGCCTGATACCACTTATCAGCGTCACCTCTGGGGGCAGGGCAGATGGAATTTTAAAATTTGGCTCAGGGTTTATTTACGCTCTTGGCGCGATAGGCGTTAGCGGCTCAAAAAGGGCTGATGAAGATAGGATAAAAAATTTGGTCCTAGAGCTTAAGAAAAAGAGCGATTTGCCAGTGGCTGTAGGCTTTGGTATAAAAAACAAAGATGATGTTAATGAGGTAAAAAAATATGCTGACGGAGCGATAATAGGTACGCAAATAGTTAAGCTTTGTGCCGAATTTAGCGGTGAAAAGCTAGCAAAAGAGATAGATAAACTCTTTTAA
- a CDS encoding chemotaxis protein CheX, translated as MRKVIDEATSYLCKDTLGLDLEAGKSLGKGFYGASIPVYKGKSEYHFYLFFKKDTLKIFMNAFFGHEDVDGGDLDDLCKEIANQIIGKAKNLLNEKEPNAYKLGTPEFLGEVENFGIKLKEKFVYKIKNRTFQIGYDIQ; from the coding sequence ATGAGAAAAGTTATAGATGAAGCTACAAGCTATCTTTGCAAGGATACTTTAGGGCTAGATTTAGAAGCTGGTAAGAGCCTTGGCAAGGGATTTTACGGAGCTAGCATACCAGTCTATAAGGGCAAGAGCGAGTATCATTTTTACTTATTTTTTAAAAAAGATACTTTGAAAATTTTCATGAATGCCTTTTTTGGTCACGAAGATGTTGATGGTGGCGATCTGGACGATCTTTGTAAAGAGATAGCAAATCAAATCATCGGTAAAGCTAAAAATTTACTAAATGAAAAAGAGCCAAATGCTTATAAGCTTGGAACGCCTGAATTTTTAGGCGAAGTTGAAAATTTTGGCATCAAACTAAAAGAGAAATTTGTATATAAAATAAAAAATAGAACATTTCAAATAGGCTACGACATACAATGA
- the fliN gene encoding flagellar motor switch protein FliN, whose protein sequence is MNDESAIETLEQLGLFKSYDELMDISVDFIAELGTTTVSINELLKFEAGSVIDLEKPAGESVELYINNRIFGKGEVMVYEKNLAIRINEILDSKSVIQYFKKELL, encoded by the coding sequence ATGAACGACGAGAGTGCGATAGAGACACTAGAGCAGCTAGGGCTTTTTAAGAGCTATGATGAGCTTATGGATATAAGCGTTGATTTTATAGCTGAGCTAGGAACTACTACAGTTAGTATAAATGAGCTTTTGAAATTTGAAGCTGGCTCGGTCATAGATCTCGAAAAGCCAGCTGGTGAGAGTGTGGAGTTATATATAAATAATAGAATTTTTGGAAAAGGCGAAGTAATGGTTTATGAGAAAAATTTAGCCATCAGGATAAATGAAATTTTGGATTCAAAGTCAGTTATTCAGTACTTCAAAAAAGAACTTTTATGA
- a CDS encoding excinuclease ABC subunit A, producing MKFILFFLLFVTQILASNLLTYNIYERADRVDIMLSFDAPYEGNIFQKREKDTTSLILNSLNYDQSASKDINSKIIQELEIEPKQNSLVLNLRSNDAIIVNASKTTDSFGLRIRVTLKNAKPQIQNMPQASAKIETPSTPKIDEEPMLNIDSRYFIVLSVLIALLVFLYVFKRYITSKSSDFSGFKIPRNQSQNDTKSMNWLLKNQNSNVNIIYEKYLDRTNKLMLLSYENRRYLVIVGSSNVMLDSFGEDKIQNEQDFAIFFEENKKKLSSFLEERKNSLSNYKDKMSGEF from the coding sequence ATGAAATTTATACTATTTTTCTTACTTTTTGTAACTCAAATTTTAGCTTCAAACCTATTAACTTACAATATCTATGAACGTGCTGATAGAGTCGATATTATGCTTAGCTTTGATGCACCTTATGAAGGAAATATCTTTCAAAAGCGCGAAAAAGATACAACGTCTTTGATATTAAATTCGCTAAATTACGATCAAAGTGCTAGCAAAGACATAAACTCAAAGATTATTCAAGAGCTTGAGATAGAGCCAAAGCAAAACTCGCTTGTCTTAAATTTGCGCTCAAATGATGCTATTATCGTAAATGCTTCAAAGACGACTGATAGTTTTGGACTCCGCATTCGTGTAACTCTAAAAAATGCAAAACCTCAAATACAAAATATGCCTCAAGCTAGTGCAAAAATAGAAACCCCTAGCACTCCAAAGATAGATGAAGAGCCTATGTTAAATATAGACTCAAGGTATTTTATAGTCTTAAGTGTGCTTATTGCGCTTCTTGTATTTTTATATGTATTTAAAAGATATATTACTTCAAAGAGTAGTGATTTTAGCGGGTTTAAAATACCTAGAAATCAGTCTCAAAATGATACAAAATCAATGAACTGGCTACTTAAAAATCAAAATAGTAACGTCAATATAATATATGAAAAGTATCTTGATCGCACGAATAAACTAATGCTATTAAGCTATGAAAATAGACGTTATTTAGTGATAGTTGGTAGCTCAAATGTAATGCTTGATAGCTTTGGTGAAGACAAGATACAAAATGAGCAAGATTTTGCTATATTTTTCGAAGAGAACAAGAAAAAACTAAGCTCATTTTTAGAAGAGCGAAAAAATAGTTTAAGTAACTATAAAGATAAAATGAGCGGAGAATTTTAG
- a CDS encoding Ppx/GppA phosphatase family protein has translation MAKRTAVIDLGSNSMRMAIFERTSRLAFFILAEYKTKVRLGEGGYGSNNEISESSMKKALKAFSEFSNIIKSYKCNKVLCVGTSALRDAPNANVLISLLRKKLGINLKVIDGKEEATFGAIAAKNLLHNIDECVTIDIGGGSTELARISKGKIIDTLSLDIGTVRLKELFFDKKNLNKLPKFLEQVIKQIDERFKCQNIIAIGGSLRAISSAIMSKNLYPLSSLHGFCYKLSDEQAYIENIANISVLELNKFPIKKDRYDTIREGAHIFLALTKALNAKNIITSGVGVREGVFLKDFLRPSLKFPQNFNPSIKSLQDRFILSCSKSVTRYAKDIFMVLKKLHGLSDNYLEVLLVAAKLHNVGQEIGFYGDHKNSAYIVLNALNYGFSHEQKALIAVVIGTNGKKNIYEFERYKNLLPKAECIRWLSFILSLAKALDLTCERLNLNFEFSGHTLKIEGAKEFAMAKEEIKKITKPEIFAISFV, from the coding sequence ATGGCAAAGAGAACCGCAGTAATCGACCTTGGTTCAAATTCTATGCGAATGGCGATATTTGAGAGAACGTCACGCTTAGCGTTTTTTATACTAGCTGAATATAAAACAAAAGTGCGTCTAGGCGAAGGTGGATATGGCTCAAACAATGAAATATCCGAAAGCTCAATGAAAAAAGCGCTAAAGGCCTTTAGCGAATTTTCAAATATCATAAAAAGCTACAAATGCAATAAAGTCTTATGTGTTGGTACTTCAGCGCTTAGGGACGCTCCAAACGCAAATGTTTTGATCTCTCTTTTAAGAAAAAAACTTGGCATAAATTTAAAAGTCATAGACGGCAAAGAAGAGGCTACTTTTGGTGCGATCGCAGCCAAAAATTTACTCCATAATATCGATGAATGCGTCACTATAGATATCGGTGGCGGATCAACTGAACTTGCCAGAATAAGCAAAGGCAAAATAATAGATACGCTCTCGCTTGATATTGGTACGGTTAGATTAAAAGAGCTTTTTTTTGATAAGAAAAACTTAAATAAATTGCCAAAATTTCTAGAACAAGTTATAAAACAGATAGACGAGCGATTTAAATGCCAAAATATAATCGCTATTGGAGGCTCTCTTAGAGCGATATCATCTGCCATAATGAGCAAAAATTTATATCCGCTCTCTTCACTGCACGGCTTTTGCTACAAGCTTAGCGACGAGCAAGCCTATATCGAGAACATCGCAAATATTAGCGTGCTTGAGCTAAATAAATTTCCTATTAAAAAAGACAGATACGACACCATTAGAGAGGGTGCACATATCTTTTTGGCCCTCACCAAAGCTCTGAATGCCAAAAATATTATAACAAGTGGGGTTGGCGTAAGAGAGGGAGTGTTCTTGAAAGATTTTTTACGCCCTAGCCTTAAATTTCCACAAAATTTTAATCCAAGTATCAAAAGTTTGCAAGATCGTTTTATATTATCATGCAGTAAATCAGTCACAAGATATGCAAAAGATATATTTATGGTATTAAAAAAGCTTCACGGTCTAAGTGATAACTATCTTGAAGTGCTTTTAGTTGCTGCAAAACTTCACAATGTAGGTCAAGAGATTGGCTTTTATGGCGATCATAAAAACTCAGCCTATATAGTCCTAAATGCCTTAAATTATGGCTTTTCACATGAACAAAAAGCATTGATTGCAGTAGTAATTGGCACAAACGGAAAGAAAAATATCTATGAATTTGAGCGATATAAAAATTTACTTCCAAAAGCCGAGTGTATAAGATGGCTAAGTTTTATACTCTCACTTGCAAAGGCACTTGATCTAACCTGTGAAAGGCTAAATTTAAACTTCGAATTTAGTGGGCATACGCTAAAAATAGAAGGCGCAAAAGAATTCGCTATGGCAAAAGAAGAGATAAAAAAGATCACAAAACCTGAAATTTTTGCTATTTCGTTTGTATAA
- a CDS encoding sensor histidine kinase, giving the protein MLIVVISVMLYHYIRVTVFQSVVNELNYQAEAYKKNPQNFNPLNSKTFTIENPNKTLATIKTDEPQDKETYIVTQKSKDQSKTILITKLDESSYLSLEKDTTLQAHIVGEIFIDIIIVNVSAILLVLFYALFLSRMLLIPIKILSHKLTNLDEKFLHEIDIKSLPDEFLPLGQSINRLISRIQTFVLYQKELFVGVAHELKTPLAVMKTKNEVTLLKPRESEKYIEALKSNNEAINGMNAMISSVLEIGRQEGAQFEEPVNTDVIGFLKKLAKNYEILAKNDGKNIKLDLKPEILNLKIQTSLLTHIVQNFVQNAIKFSPKNSTITISSKLIKNKFIIEVIDEGIGIDESKDLFAPFKRYGDKGGAGLGLFLAKGAAQALGGEVDIKNRNDRSGAVASLVLNIKG; this is encoded by the coding sequence ATGCTAATTGTAGTTATTTCGGTAATGCTTTATCACTATATAAGGGTTACCGTTTTTCAAAGTGTAGTTAATGAGCTAAACTATCAAGCCGAAGCTTATAAAAAAAATCCTCAAAATTTCAATCCTTTAAATTCAAAAACATTTACGATAGAAAATCCAAACAAAACCCTAGCAACGATAAAAACAGACGAGCCACAAGATAAAGAAACATATATCGTAACGCAAAAATCAAAAGATCAGAGTAAAACTATTTTAATAACAAAACTTGATGAAAGCAGTTATTTAAGCCTGGAAAAAGATACTACACTTCAAGCTCATATAGTAGGAGAAATTTTTATAGATATTATAATCGTAAATGTATCAGCGATACTTTTGGTGCTTTTTTATGCACTATTTTTATCAAGAATGCTTTTAATACCTATAAAAATTTTGAGTCACAAACTTACAAATTTAGACGAAAAATTTCTTCATGAGATCGATATCAAGAGCCTACCAGATGAGTTTTTACCACTTGGGCAGAGCATAAATAGACTAATCTCTCGCATCCAAACATTTGTCTTGTACCAAAAAGAACTTTTTGTAGGCGTGGCACATGAACTAAAAACGCCGCTGGCTGTAATGAAAACAAAAAATGAAGTTACGCTTTTAAAGCCACGCGAGAGTGAAAAATATATCGAGGCTCTAAAATCAAATAATGAAGCTATAAACGGCATGAACGCAATGATAAGTTCTGTGCTTGAGATCGGCCGCCAAGAGGGAGCTCAGTTTGAAGAGCCAGTAAATACCGATGTTATAGGATTTTTAAAAAAACTTGCAAAAAACTATGAGATACTTGCAAAAAATGATGGAAAAAATATAAAACTGGACCTAAAACCAGAAATTTTAAATCTAAAAATACAAACTAGCTTACTAACCCACATTGTGCAAAATTTTGTTCAAAATGCCATTAAATTTTCACCAAAAAATAGCACCATTACGATTAGCTCTAAGCTCATAAAAAATAAATTTATTATCGAAGTAATAGATGAAGGAATAGGCATAGATGAGAGTAAAGATTTATTTGCTCCATTTAAAAGATACGGCGACAAAGGTGGTGCTGGGCTTGGATTGTTTCTAGCTAAGGGTGCGGCGCAGGCTCTTGGTGGCGAAGTAGATATTAAAAATAGAAACGATAGAAGCGGTGCAGTCGCAAGCCTAGTTTTAAATATAAAAGGATAA
- the hsrA gene encoding homeostatic response regulator transcription factor HsrA, which yields MRILIVEDEVTLNKTIAEGLQEFGYQTDSSENFKDAEYYIGIRNYDLVLTDWMLQDGDGIDLINIIKHKSPRTSVVVLSAKDDKESEIKALRAGADDYIKKPFDFDILVARLEARLRFGGTNIIKIDELIINPDEEKITYLGRDIELKGKPFEVLTHLARHSDQIVSKEQLLDAIWEEPELVTPNVIEVAINQIRQKMDKPLNISTIETVRRRGYRFCFPKKA from the coding sequence ATGCGTATTTTAATAGTTGAAGATGAAGTGACGCTAAATAAGACGATTGCTGAGGGCTTGCAGGAGTTTGGCTATCAAACTGATAGCTCTGAAAATTTTAAAGATGCTGAATACTATATAGGTATCAGAAATTACGATCTAGTTTTGACTGATTGGATGCTCCAAGATGGCGATGGCATAGATCTTATAAACATCATCAAACATAAATCTCCACGCACTTCAGTTGTAGTTCTTTCTGCAAAAGATGACAAAGAAAGCGAAATAAAAGCACTTAGAGCTGGTGCTGATGACTATATCAAAAAGCCATTTGATTTTGACATCTTAGTAGCTAGACTTGAAGCAAGACTACGCTTTGGCGGCACAAATATTATAAAAATAGATGAGCTCATTATCAATCCAGATGAAGAAAAAATCACATATTTAGGTCGTGATATTGAGCTTAAAGGTAAACCTTTTGAAGTCCTAACTCATCTTGCAAGACACTCAGATCAGATCGTATCTAAAGAGCAACTACTTGATGCTATCTGGGAAGAGCCAGAGCTTGTAACTCCAAACGTTATTGAAGTCGCTATCAACCAAATCCGCCAAAAAATGGACAAACCGCTAAATATTTCAACAATTGAAACTGTTAGAAGACGCGGATATAGATTTTGTTTTCCCAAAAAAGCCTAA
- a CDS encoding dihydroneopterin aldolase: MKSEMTTIIKDYKFETIIGMLDFERVAKQEVQMNLEICSTGFIDYVLIIDFVKNFYNERQFQSVEESLEETSKSLKEKFSSLTSLKMEILKTEILPNAVVGAKINTIF, from the coding sequence ATGAAAAGCGAAATGACGACGATCATTAAAGATTATAAATTTGAAACGATCATCGGAATGCTTGATTTTGAGCGAGTCGCTAAGCAAGAAGTACAAATGAATCTAGAAATTTGCTCAACTGGTTTTATTGATTATGTTTTAATTATTGACTTTGTTAAAAATTTTTACAATGAAAGACAGTTCCAAAGCGTTGAAGAGTCTCTTGAAGAAACTAGCAAATCATTAAAAGAGAAATTTAGCTCACTAACTAGCCTTAAAATGGAAATTTTAAAAACAGAAATTTTACCAAATGCAGTTGTTGGAGCAAAAATAAACACTATTTTTTAA
- the plsY gene encoding glycerol-3-phosphate 1-O-acyltransferase PlsY produces the protein MQNLILYAISYLLGSIPSGLILAKIFGHVDIKNEGSKSIGATNVLRVLKQKDPKLAKKLAILTIVCDVLKGVLPLVVASYLGASQSVLWTMAVLSVAGHCFSIFLGFQGGKGVATGAGVLAFFLPVEIIIALAVWFVVGKFLKISSLASLCALIALIASSFIIHPELDEIYTHAPILIIAFLVVYKHIPNIVRLISGKEKKVV, from the coding sequence ATGCAAAATTTAATACTTTATGCCATTAGTTATTTACTTGGAAGCATTCCATCTGGCCTCATTCTTGCAAAAATTTTTGGGCATGTCGATATAAAAAATGAAGGTAGCAAGAGCATTGGCGCAACAAATGTTTTAAGAGTTTTAAAACAAAAAGATCCGAAATTAGCCAAAAAACTAGCCATTTTAACGATAGTTTGTGATGTTTTAAAAGGCGTTTTGCCACTTGTTGTCGCTTCATATTTAGGAGCTAGCCAAAGCGTGCTTTGGACTATGGCGGTTTTAAGCGTGGCTGGACATTGTTTTTCTATATTTTTGGGCTTTCAAGGCGGCAAAGGAGTCGCAACTGGAGCTGGCGTGCTCGCATTTTTCTTGCCAGTTGAGATCATTATTGCTCTAGCTGTTTGGTTTGTGGTCGGAAAATTTTTAAAAATTAGCTCTCTTGCTTCACTTTGTGCATTGATAGCTCTGATTGCATCAAGCTTTATAATCCATCCAGAGCTAGATGAAATTTATACACACGCTCCGATACTAATCATCGCATTTTTGGTGGTTTATAAACACATACCAAATATCGTTCGTTTAATATCCGGCAAGGAGAAAAAAGTCGTATGA
- a CDS encoding ATP-binding protein, with translation MKTIQENLKLFYIGLKDKEPFFYKNKDLTTHAAIIGMTGSGKTGLGITLLEEACIDNIPSIIIDPKGDITNLALTFPQMRPEDFLPYIDEAEATNKGQSVEEFATAQAELWRNGIESSFQDLERVKILKESASFNIYTPKSSAGIGVALLSDFACPNINDEEIFSNYINSLAASVLSLVGINYEDMNSKEQLLISTIFETKFKEQKDVSIEELINFIANPPFKKIGVFDVDTFYPSSERLKLAMKINALIASPSFKGWTQGVRLEISKILFDENGKAKCNIFTISHLNDAERMFFVTLLLNEIIAWMRGTEGTSSLRAILYMDEIFGFFPPNANPPSKTPMLTLLKQARAFGLGCVLSTQNPVDLDYKGLSNIGTWFIGRLQTAQDKARVIDGLSGIAGSSLDKASLENLISNLAKRNFLLKNINEDGLNVISTRWALSYLKGPLSREQISNLMKDKKENLSTQSVDKSEMKFSAKPIISNEITQLYANSKSLTPNLFASAKVRIYDTKKGIDIVCEVSYLYELNENDKEPNWSEASEGMHVDASENEPSGASFAAVPNFILKAKNFDNIQKDFKEYLYRNFKFNIFEALGIYSKNNETKVQFYIRLQDKCNEILEEQTAKLTAKFEKERKSLQDKLNKALAKLDKEQKEMTTSGLDAAINIGASILGAIFGNKFLSRQNAGKIASSARSANRVLKERSDVKLSEQSVNDINLAISELEEKFEKESDELKEANDIKNITINEIQISPKKSDIYDEKVVLLWR, from the coding sequence GTGAAAACAATACAAGAAAATTTAAAACTTTTTTATATCGGATTAAAAGACAAAGAGCCATTTTTTTATAAAAATAAGGATCTAACCACCCACGCAGCTATCATAGGTATGACAGGTAGCGGTAAAACAGGCCTTGGTATCACGCTTTTAGAAGAAGCCTGCATAGACAATATCCCTTCTATCATCATCGATCCAAAGGGCGACATCACAAATTTAGCTCTCACTTTTCCGCAGATGAGGCCGGAGGATTTTTTACCATACATAGATGAAGCAGAAGCAACCAATAAAGGTCAAAGTGTAGAGGAATTTGCCACTGCTCAGGCCGAGCTTTGGAGAAACGGCATAGAGTCGAGCTTTCAAGATCTTGAGCGAGTAAAAATTTTAAAAGAGAGCGCTAGCTTTAACATCTACACACCAAAAAGCTCAGCTGGCATAGGTGTAGCGCTACTTAGCGACTTTGCCTGCCCAAATATCAATGATGAAGAAATTTTTAGCAACTATATAAATTCGCTTGCAGCATCGGTGTTATCTCTTGTAGGTATAAATTACGAGGATATGAACTCAAAAGAACAGCTTCTCATCTCAACCATATTTGAGACTAAATTTAAAGAGCAAAAAGACGTAAGCATCGAAGAGCTTATTAATTTCATCGCAAATCCGCCGTTTAAAAAGATAGGCGTTTTTGACGTCGATACCTTCTATCCAAGCAGTGAGCGCCTAAAGCTTGCCATGAAGATAAACGCTCTCATCGCAAGCCCAAGCTTTAAAGGCTGGACGCAAGGCGTTAGACTAGAGATTTCAAAGATACTATTTGACGAAAACGGCAAAGCAAAGTGCAACATCTTCACGATCTCGCACCTAAATGACGCTGAGAGGATGTTTTTTGTCACCCTTTTACTAAACGAGATCATCGCGTGGATGCGCGGCACCGAGGGCACAAGCTCACTTAGAGCGATCCTATATATGGATGAAATTTTTGGATTTTTCCCACCAAATGCAAATCCACCATCAAAAACGCCTATGCTTACACTTTTAAAGCAAGCTCGTGCATTTGGTCTTGGCTGTGTCTTAAGCACACAAAACCCAGTAGATCTTGACTATAAAGGCCTTAGCAACATCGGTACTTGGTTTATCGGCCGCCTCCAAACAGCCCAGGACAAAGCCCGCGTTATAGACGGACTAAGCGGCATCGCAGGCTCAAGCTTAGACAAAGCTTCACTTGAAAATCTCATATCAAATTTAGCCAAAAGAAATTTCTTACTCAAAAATATAAACGAAGACGGCTTAAACGTCATCTCCACGCGCTGGGCACTTAGCTATCTAAAAGGTCCGCTCAGCCGTGAGCAAATTTCAAATTTGATGAAAGATAAAAAAGAAAATTTAAGTACTCAAAGCGTAGATAAAAGCGAGATGAAATTTAGCGCAAAGCCTATCATCTCAAATGAGATCACACAACTTTATGCTAACTCAAAAAGCCTCACGCCAAATTTATTTGCAAGTGCGAAGGTGAGAATTTATGACACCAAAAAGGGCATAGACATCGTTTGTGAAGTAAGCTATCTTTATGAACTAAACGAAAATGACAAAGAGCCAAACTGGAGTGAGGCTAGCGAAGGCATGCACGTTGATGCAAGCGAAAATGAGCCAAGTGGTGCTAGCTTTGCAGCTGTGCCAAATTTTATTTTAAAAGCTAAAAATTTTGACAATATCCAAAAAGATTTTAAAGAGTATCTGTATAGAAATTTCAAATTTAATATCTTTGAAGCATTAGGAATTTATTCAAAAAACAATGAAACAAAGGTGCAGTTTTATATCAGGCTTCAAGATAAGTGCAATGAAATTTTAGAAGAACAAACCGCAAAACTTACAGCAAAATTTGAAAAAGAGCGAAAAAGCTTACAAGATAAGCTAAACAAGGCTCTAGCAAAGCTTGATAAAGAGCAAAAAGAGATGACCACAAGTGGGCTTGATGCTGCCATAAATATAGGCGCTAGCATACTTGGAGCGATATTTGGCAACAAGTTTTTATCTCGTCAAAATGCGGGTAAAATCGCATCAAGCGCAAGAAGTGCAAATAGAGTCTTAAAAGAGCGAAGTGATGTAAAGCTTAGTGAGCAAAGCGTAAATGATATAAATTTAGCCATTAGCGAACTTGAAGAGAAATTTGAAAAAGAAAGCGACGAGCTAAAAGAAGCAAATGATATAAAAAATATCACCATAAATGAAATACAAATTTCACCAAAGAAAAGCGATATCTATGACGAAAAAGTCGTACTTTTGTGGAGATGA